The stretch of DNA ggctaaagcaacacttgggaggtttaaggggaaacatgtaaatgtgtgggaatggccgagtcacagcccagatctcaatccaatagaagatctgtggtcagacgtaaagatggctgttcacaagcgcaaacatccgACCTGAAGGAGCCGTCAGCAGTTCTGCAAGGAGAAACGGGCAACAatcccaggttgtgaggcaccaaaacacggaaaaagtcaatggggtgaatacttttgcaaggcactgtatatataccgcCATCTCTCCCGATCATCTGCTGCGCTGTCTTTTCCGTGATCTCCCGGTCATCTGCTTTCTCTTCTCACGAATCAGTTACAGGGTGTCCTTGTGCATCATCACGgccgctgccagcttcctcatcgTGTCGTTCTCCACACATGTTGCGGTCAGTCTGCTGGGTGAGTTCAATGCAGATGGTTTACTGCTGACTGTAACATATAATCACCAGAGAGCGCCGACTAGAATATCATCTACTCACAACCTTATATCTCAGGGGTCGTATTCGCCAGTGTCTCGTCCGGTCTGGGAGAAGTCACATTCCTCAGCCTCACCGCCTTCTTTTACAGGTAACACACACGGTGCACACAATGTGTTTCTCatccatagggggcagtattatagtagttatattactgtacataggaggcagtattatagtagttatattcttgtacaataggagcagtattatagtagttatattcttgtacataggaggcagtattatagtagttatattcttgtacataggagcagtattatagtagttatattcttgtacataggagcagtattatagtagttatattcttgtacatatgaggcagtattatagtagttatattcttgtacataggagcagtattatagtagttatattcttgtacataggaggcagtattatagtagttatattcttgtacataggaggcagtattatagtagttatattcttgtacataggaggcagtattatagtagttatattctgtacataggaggcagtattatagtagttatattcttgtacataggagcagtattatagtagttatattcttgtacataggagcagtattatagtagttatattcttgtacataggagcagtattatagtagttatattcttgtacataggagcagtattatagtagttatattcttgtacataggagcagtattatagtagttatattcttgtacataggagcagtattatagtagttatattcttgtacataggagcagtattatagtagttatattcttgtacataggagcagtattatagtagttatattcttctacataggaggcagtattatagtagttatattcttgtacataggaggcagtattatagtagttatattcttgtacataggagctgtattatagtagttatattcttgtacataggagcagtattatagtagttatattcttgtacataggagcagtattatagtagttatattcttgtacataggagcagtattatagtagttatattcttgtacataggagcagtattatagtagttatattcttgtacataggagcagtattatagtagttatattcttgtacataggagcagtattatagtagttatattattgtacataggagcagtattatagtagttatattctgtacatagtagcagtattatagtagttatattcttgtacataggaggcagtattatagtagttatattcttgtacataggagcagtattatagtagttatattcttgtacataggagcagtattatagtagttatattcttgtacataggaggcagtattatagtagttatattcttgtacataggagcagtattatagtagttatattcttgtacataggagcagtattatagtagttatattcttgtacataggagcagtattatagtagttatattcttgtacataggagcagtatatagtagttatattcttgtacataggagcagtattatagtagttatattcttgtacataggagcagtattatagtagttatattcttgtacataggagcagtattatagtagttatattcttgtacataggagcagtattatagtagttatattcttgtacataggagcagtattatagtagttatattcttgtacataggagcagtattatagtagttatattcctgtacataggagcagtattatagtagttatattcttgtacataggaggcagtattatagtagttatattcttgtacataggaggcaagtattatagtagttatattcttgtacataggagcagtattatagtagttatattcttgtacataggagcagtattatagtagttatattcttgtacataggaggcagtattatagtagttatattcttgtacataggaggcagtattatagtagttatattcttgtacacaggagcagtattatagtagttatattctttgtacataggagcagtattatagtagttatattcttgtacataggagcagtattatagtagttatattcttgtacataggagcagtattatagtagttatattcttgtacataggagcagtattatagtagttatattcttgtacataggagcagtattatagtagttatattcttgtacataggaggcagtattatagtagttatattcttgtacataggagcagtattatagtagttatattcttgtacataggagcagtattatagtagttatattcttgtacataggagcagtattatagtagttatattcttgtacataggaggcagtattatagtagttatattcttgtacataggaggcagtattatagtagttatattcttgtacatagggggtagTACCCTAGCATAAGTATTATTGTTGCTCCTGTCTTTCCAGTGATGTGGTGTCATACTGGTCCTCTGGCACTGGTGGTGCAGGGATCCTGGGTGCTCTTTCTTACCTTGGTCTTACAGAGGCCGGAGTTTCTCCCCGGAACTCCCTGCTGGTGATGCTGATTATCCCAGTTATGCTTTTGATAAGGTGAGTTGGCGGTTGAGGTGAGGACATATCTGCAGTAtaatcttgagcatccacaacagGCCAATAATTACATTTTATTGAAGTCTCTGACTAATGATCTAATGTATAAGTCAGTcactccgacactccagctgtaaataaactacaactctcaacatgCTGTATTAATTTCTAAGGGTGTTCCAAGAAGCGCTGAgccagtgtgcatgctgggagctttagtttcacaacagctaaaGTGCCGGAGGCTGCTGACCCCTGAACTACCATTTCTTGTACAGATTTCCAGCTCTAATGTCCTTGGTTTCTCTTCTGCCAGTTATTTTGCCCTCCTGCTCCCTCCATCCTCTCTCCCACGATGGAAGTTTCCCGCAGGTCATAGTTCAGTGAAAGAGCCTGACCGGCGCCCCCTGTTGCATGAACCATCATCTCGAGAGTCAGGTAATGCAGCGGGACACCCTCTGAGACCGTGGCAGTACTGGCGTAGACTATGCACAGGCTCACGTTGTTTTTTTCCGCGTTTATTGCAGGGAAAAAGCCTCATCGGACAATGGCCAGTAAGTGGAGGATAATTAAGGTCAGTGCAGAGGTGTGACGTTCTGTGGGGTTCTGGACTTGGGGGGGCGATCTGTTCTGTATACCTTAGTCTGTAACCCTGACCTCTAAGCATACAATATTTAGGATATACCCGTGAACACCGCTATATACTCTCATTACACGCCCTCCTTTCCTGCTTTATGTCCTGCAGTCCCTCCTGAGGTATATGCTCCCCTTGTCGCTCGTCTACTTTGCTGAATACTTCATAAACCAGGGCCTGGTAAGTGAGGACGTCTGAGCGTGACAGACTATTGTCTGGTGGTGGGTGGTCTTACAGATTGTTCTTCATTCTGTTCCTCGCAGTACGAGCTGATTTACTTTCCAAACATCAAGATCAGCCACTCGATGCAATACCGATGGTAAGTAGCAAATGATGCCCATAGGGGAGTTCTATGTTTATATACAAGGGG from Bufo bufo chromosome 7, aBufBuf1.1, whole genome shotgun sequence encodes:
- the CLN3 gene encoding battenin, whose product is MSTATVLLADILPTLIIKFTAPFYIHQIPYNYRVSLCIITAAASFLIVSFSTHVAVSLLGVVFASVSSGLGEVTFLSLTAFFYSDVVSYWSSGTGGAGILGALSYLGLTEAGVSPRNSLLVMLIIPVMLLISYFALLLPPSSLPRWKFPAGHSSVKEPDRRPLLHEPSSRESGKKPHRTMASKWRIIKSLLRYMLPLSLVYFAEYFINQGLYELIYFPNIKISHSMQYRWYQMLYQAGVFVSRSSVRCFKIRHIWILACLQCGVATFLLVGVAYVFLPSLTLPGIFLIIIFEGLLGGAAYVNTFNNIAVESKAEDQEFAMSVACVSDTLGISLSGVISIPVHNYFCGLS